From one Lycium ferocissimum isolate CSIRO_LF1 chromosome 5, AGI_CSIRO_Lferr_CH_V1, whole genome shotgun sequence genomic stretch:
- the LOC132057796 gene encoding uncharacterized protein LOC132057796, whose product MWTSEVSNKETKKILEKTMNAQRKHWAMKLYDALWTYRIEYKTPIGTSPYRLVYGKACHLPAELEHKAYWAIKKLNLDMNLAGERQLLQLYKLDKFILGAYENSKLYKEKMKRWHDKHIQCHEFEPGQQVLLFNSRLRLFPSKLQSRW is encoded by the coding sequence ATGTGGACAAGTGAAGTGTCCAATAAAGAGACGAAGAAGATTCTGGAGAAAACTATGAACGCGCAAAGAAAGCATTGGGCAATGAAGTTATATGATGCTCTGTGGACCTATCGAATAGAGTATAAAACACCTATTGGGACTTCTCCCTACAGGTTAGTCTATGGAAAGGCGTGTCACTTGCCTGCTGAGTTGGAGCACAAAGCTTATTGGGCAATCAAAAAGCTCAATCTTGATATGAACTTGGCAGGCGAGAGACAGTTGTTGCAGCTGTATAAGCTCGACAAGTTTATACTGGGGGCGTATGAGAACTCCAAGTTGtacaaagagaaaatgaagaggTGGCATGACAAACACATTCAGTGTCATGAATTCGAGCCAGGGCAGCAAGTACTCTTGTTCAACTCTAGATTGCGGTTATTTCCTAGCAAGTTGCAGTCCCGATGGTAG